One window of the Eucalyptus grandis isolate ANBG69807.140 chromosome 8, ASM1654582v1, whole genome shotgun sequence genome contains the following:
- the LOC120286743 gene encoding TMV resistance protein N-like, translating to MQKKLSSETLGSNSAQEIYDTNDGIDRIAKGLGKKKVLVVVDNVDEKKQLENLAGSCDWFGCGSRIIVTLRDLRTIRNKDNQARRSNYMDYSVKQMPFGQAIQLFSKHAFRSSTPPKDCYKFSEEIVSSIGKLPLTLEVVGSLFANTVRSKWEERLEELKCTPYKDVRQTLMISINKLDDIEKAIFLDIACFCIGEDKTYADYMWHSSDYSPRSAIDVLLLMSLIKIEEDDNKFWMHDEVRDLGRYIVKQENFENAGARRWVQIDEDTLNILRSNEEKRAVQALNLSVSYNLTPEELACLPMLKFLGGERLNFIGNFENLLRNLKWLSWHHCPTDFSAMNLHPVNLVVLDLSWGKITHDWGGWRQIEVLTPRLCSLQIVSTS from the exons ATGCAAAAGAAACTATCATCTGAAACACTGGGGTCGAACTCTGCTCAAGAAATCTATGATACCAACGACGGGATTGATCGCATAGCAAAAGGACTTGGCAAGAAGAAAGTTCTAGTTGTTGTCGATAATGTGGATGAGAAGAAGCAACTTGAGAACCTCGCAGGGAGCTGCGATTGGTTTGGTTGTGGAAGTAGGATCATTGTCACACTCAGGGACCTAAGGACAATACGAAATAAAGACAACCAAGCGCGACGTAGTAATTACATGGACTACTCGGTAAAGCAGATGCCTTTTGGTCAAGCGATTCAGCTTTTCAGCAAGCATGCTTTTAGAAGCAGTACTCCTCCAAAAGATTGCTACAAATTCTCAGAAGAAATCGTTTCAAGCATAGGAAAGCTTCCTTTGACTTTGGAAGTCGTGGGTTCTCTTTTCGCCAACACGGTTAGATCTAAGTGGGAGGAGAGATTGGAGGAATTAAAGTGTACCCCATATAAGGACGTCCGACAAACATTGATGATAAGTATCAACAAATTGGATGACATAGAAAAAGCCATATTCCTAGACATAGCATGTTTTTGCATTGGGGAGGATAAGACTTATGCTGACTACATGTGGCATAGTAGTGACTATTCTCCACGCAGCGCTATTGATGTTCTTCTCCTCatgtctttgataaagattgaAGAGGATGATAATAAATTCTGGATGCATGATGAAGTTCGAGATCTAGGAAGGTACATTGTCAAGCAAGAGAATTTTGAAAATGCTGGAGCGCGCCGTTGGGTACAGATTGATGAGGATACTCTAAACATACTAAGAAGCAACGAG GAGAAGCGAGCCGTACAAGCATTGAATCTAAGTGTTAGTTATAACTTGACACCTGAAGAATTAGCCTGTTTGCCAATGCTGAAGTTCCTTGGAGGGGAAAGACTGAATTTCATTGGCAACTTTGAAAATCTTCTTCGTAATTTGAAATGGCTTTCTTGGCATCATTGCCCAACGGATTTTTCAGCGATGAATCTTCACCCGGTGAATTTGGTTGTGCTTGACCTTTCATGGGGCAAAATCACCCACGATTGGGGTGGATGGAGGCAAATCGAGGTACTGACACCTCGCTTATGTTCACTTCAAATTGTATCAACCAGCTAG
- the LOC120287149 gene encoding TMV resistance protein N-like has translation MATSTDTSRMEFEVFLSFRGPDTRDNFTSCLYHNMVEKGIRVFRDNEELRVGQKIGGNLLRALDNTQIYIPIFSKGFASSVWCLREVAHMVDCTLKSDRKKEILPLFFDVKPDDVKLRTELYSNALSEYEKKYGPDEVTLWKAALREVATRAGWERKGEE, from the coding sequence ATGGCAACATCCACTGACACTTCAAGAATGGAGTTCGAGGTATTCCTGAGTTTCAGGGGACCGGATACTCGGGACAACTTTACTAGTTGCCTCTATCATAACATGGTCGAGAAAGGAATCCGTGTCTTTAGAGATAACGAAGAGCTCCGAGTTGGTCAGAAGATTGGTGGGAACCTTTTGCGAGCACTTGACAACACTCAAATTTATATCCCTATTTTCTCTAAGGGCTTCGCTTCCAGTGTGTGGTGCCTCCGTGAGGTTGCGCATATGGTAGATTGTACTTTAAAGTCGGACAGGAAGAAGGAGATCCTTCCCCTTTTCTTCGATGTGAAACCGGATGATGTCAAGCTTAGAACCGAATTGTACAGTAATGCTCTGTCTGAGTATGAGAAGAAGTATGGCCCCGATGAGGTGACGCTGTGGAAAGCTGCTCTTCGTGAGGTTGCAACTAGAGCAGGTTGGGAGCGGAAAGGGGAAGAGTAA